In a single window of the Falco rusticolus isolate bFalRus1 chromosome 11, bFalRus1.pri, whole genome shotgun sequence genome:
- the GLUL gene encoding glutamine synthetase, which yields MATSASSHLSKAIKHMYMKLPQGEKVQAMYIWIDGTGEHLRCKTRTLDHEPKSLEDLPEWNFDGSSTFQAEGSNSDMYLRPAAMFRDPFRKDPNKLVLCEVFKYNRQSAETNLRHTCRRIMDMVSNQHPWFGMEQEYTLLGTDGHPFGWPSNGFPGPQGPYYCGVGADKAYGRDIVEAHYRACLYAGVKIGGTNAEVMPAQWEFQVGPCEGIEMGDHLWIARFILHRVCEDFGVIVSFDPKPIPGNWNGAGCHTNFSTKNMREDGGLKHIEEAIEKLSKRHQYHIRAYDPKGGLDNARRLTGFHETSNIHEFSAGVANRGASIRIPRNVGHEKKGYFEDRRPSANCDPYAVTEALVRTCLLNETGDEPFEYKN from the exons CGGCGAGCTCCCACCTGAGCAAAGCCATCAAGCACATGTACATGAAGCTGCCACAGGGGGAGAAGGTCCAAGCCATGTACATCTGGATCGATGGGACAGGGGAGCACCTCCGCTGCAAAACCCGCACGCTGGACCACGAGCCCAAGAGCCTTGAAG ATCTCCCCGAGTGGAATTTTGATGGCTCCAGCACCTTCCAGGCTGAAGGCTCCAACAGCGACATGTACCTGCGACCTGCTGCCATGTTTCGGGACCCTTTTCGCAAGGATCCCAATAAACTAGTTCTCTGTGAGGTCTTCAAATACAACCGCCAGTCTGCAG AGACAAATCTCCGACACACCTGCAGGCGGATTATGGATATGGTGTCCAACCAGCACCCCTGGTTTGGGATGGAGCAAGAGTACACTCTTCTGGGGACAGATGGACATCCATTTGGCTGGCCTTCCAACGGCTTCCCTGGACCCCAAG GTCCGTACTACTGCGGTGTAGGGGCAGACAAAGCCTATGGCAGAGACATTGTGGAAGCCCACTACCGAGCGTGCCTTTATGCTGGTGTGAAAATCGGAGGAACCAATGCAGAAGTGATGCCAGCCCAG TGGGAGTTCCAGGTGGGACCATGTGAAGGGATCGAGATGGGGGATCACCTCTGGATTGCACGCTTCATCCTCCATCGGGTGTGTGAAGACTTCGGTGTCATTGTGTCCTTCGATCCCAAACCCATCCCTGGGAACTGGAACGGTGCTGGCTGTCACACCAACTTCAGCACCAAGAACATGAGGGAAGACGGAGGTCTCAA GCACATTGAAGAGGCCATCGAGAAGCTGAGCAAGCGTCACCAGTACCACATCCGTGCCTATGACCCCAAAGGGGGGCTGGACAATGCCAGGCGCCTGACGGGTTTCCACGAGACATCCAACATCCACGAGTTCTCCGCTGGTGTGGCCAACCGCGGCGCCAGCATCCGCATCCCCAGGAACGTGGGCCATGAGAAGAAGGGCTACTTTGAGGACCGCCGGCCCTCCGCCAACTGTGATCCTTACGCTGTGACAGAGGCCCTCGTTCGCACGTGTCTCCTCAACGAAACTGGAGATGAGCCTTTTGAGTACAAGAACTAA